The genomic segment ACAGAGTGCCCTCTGCAGAGTAGGACTTGAAGCGTCCGTTGTTGAGTCCGAAGCAGCGATAGGTCTTGTCGCCGTCGCTTTCTGTTGGCCAGACGTGCATATAACATGGTGCTCCTTCAAGTAGATTAGGTTGGTCTAATGTGATTTGTGAACTGCTAAAGCAATCGTTTTCACCCATCTTATATTTAAATTCTGTTCCTGGCTCAGCCATGATGATAACACCAGTATAATCATCGTTTTCATCGCCTGTCCGCGAGGGAATATAGTCAATAGGTGTCATGACCATATAAGTTCCAGAGAACTCATTTCCGTCCAGCTCGGTAATGGTACCTTTTTTTGCTTCTGTAGCAATGTAAGCTTTTACTCCGTTAGCCAATGTTGCATCAGTAAGATCCACATCGAAGTCGCGACATAAAGAAGTTAAACGCTTCGCTGCCGTTGCAGGTATTTCAGATGAAACAGCGGTAATTTTGCTTGGAGCTCCATAACCAATAGTTTTTCCCGCTAAACTGGAATAGGTATCAAGAAGGCTTTCTTTTGTATATAATATTGCAGTAATATCACCGCCATAATATTCCGAGGTAACTCCAGAGCAAGGATAAAGCGACACAGGTTTTAATGCTTCTCTGACTTGTGCTGGTCCCTGATTGCCCATCATGTATATTTCCTTACAATCACTCGGAAATGCTCCAACCATTAATTGTGTATTTGCTGGAACGGTAATTCGTTCCAATGGGTTCATAATGAAAGCGAATGAGTCTATCAGTTCTAATGTGGAGGGAAGAACAATGGACTTTAGCTCATCTCTGACTCCGGAGAAAGCACCGCCACCGATTTCCTTTACATGTGTAGGCACTTTATACTGATAGCGTCGCCCTAATATTTTTTGTTCGGCAGAAAAGAAAATGAGTCGCGTCTTATCTTTATTGAAAATAATTCCCTCTTCATTTCCCTCTCCCATGGTGAAATATTGGCAATTGGGTTGGATGGTAATGTCTGACAATTGGTAGTTGTTGAATAAAACGCTGTTGCCGAAGTGTTCCAATGTGCTGGGCATGTGCAGTTCTTTTAAAGCGTAATTGAATGCAAAGGCAAAACTACCAATATATTTCAGACCTTCAGGAAGCGTAATGCTTGGAACCTTGTTACACCACATAAATGCAAATGAGCCGATAGATTTCAAAGAAGAAGGAAAAGTAATAGATTTAAGAGCAAGGCGGCAATCATAAAATGCTCCTCTGCCAATATGTTCAACTCCTTCTTCAAAAACAATGGAACTCATGCCACACCAATGAAAAGCTCCTTCTTCAATTGTTTTTACACTTCCAGGTATTACTAATGGACCTCCAAGAGCTACCACTTTTCCATCACTGATAATTGTACCAAAACTTGTACTATAAAATGCGTCTTGTCTTATGGTGGCAACATTACTCGGAGTTTCAAAAGTTACTTTGGTAATATTATTGAATCTTCTGTCAATATATCCTCCAGTAAATGCACTACTGCCTATTTCCGTCACAGGATAGACCACATCGTTATATGTGATTGTAGCAGGGATATAAATCTCTGTAATGGAAGTAGATTCACGTCCCGTAAGCGTAGCTGTTCCGTTTGTGTTTAGCGTATATTTTAAGCCGTTGATGGTAGTAGAAGTTTGGGCTTCAAGTAGGCTGGGAATACACACTAAGATGATTAAAAGCAAAAGGGGTTTTAATTCGGTTTTCATAACTCATTGATATTTCCTGAAAAATGACATTGCAAAAATACGTATTTCGTTTATAAAAAGATAAAAATTAATATATTTGGGTTTGTTATTTTATTTTTTTAAGATAATAGTGTGGTAGTTATGTGAATTTTAACATAATTCCTGTAAATATAGAGCCTTGCTGCAGGTTAATTTTGTATTATTATCTTGCTAATCAAGAGGCGGTCTTCCTGTCAAGAAGAAGGTATTTTGCCATGCGTCAAACAGTGTGGTCTTGTAGGATAAAACTCCTGTTCTGACGGCTATTCGATGTGTTTCGTTATCCATTCAACCATGTCTTTCATGACCTTTTCCGAGAAAGTTTCCTCTATTTGCCCGTATTCTGAAGGCAGTCCGGTCGTGCTGTTCTGGAAAAGGTGGTTCAGGTTGGGATAGCTGATGATTTGGAAGTCATCTGTTTTTTGATGTTGAGTGCTGCCGATAGGGCTTTTGCTCATCTTTGAACGGATGGCTTGAAGGTTGATGGCCGCATCTACCTGCAAGTCTTTCTCTCCGTTGAGAATCAGTGTGGGGCAGGCGATGCGGGCAATATCGGCTGCCGGGTCGTAATCCAGGAACCACATATACCATGCGTTTTGCGCCATTTGTTGTCGGATGTTGGGCATCAAGGCGGCGCACTGCTCATAAGTGACGGGTTGTCCCATGTGTTTGGCTAAGTCGTAGTTCTGCTGGATGATGATGCTGTCGCCCCGCACTCCGGGAGCAGCCAGTGTCACGATGAAGTCGGCTTTCTTCTCTCCAGCCAGCATGAAGGCGACGCTTCCGCCTTCGCTGTGCCCGATGATGCCTGCTTTGCCGAACTTTTTGCTGTCGCGGAGGAATCGGAGTGCAGCTTCGGCATCGCTTTTGAACGTCTTTGTAGTGGCGGTCGCCACGTCTCCCGTTGACTTTCCGAATC from the Prevotella sp. Rep29 genome contains:
- a CDS encoding leucine-rich repeat domain-containing protein, whose amino-acid sequence is MKTELKPLLLLIILVCIPSLLEAQTSTTINGLKYTLNTNGTATLTGRESTSITEIYIPATITYNDVVYPVTEIGSSAFTGGYIDRRFNNITKVTFETPSNVATIRQDAFYSTSFGTIISDGKVVALGGPLVIPGSVKTIEEGAFHWCGMSSIVFEEGVEHIGRGAFYDCRLALKSITFPSSLKSIGSFAFMWCNKVPSITLPEGLKYIGSFAFAFNYALKELHMPSTLEHFGNSVLFNNYQLSDITIQPNCQYFTMGEGNEEGIIFNKDKTRLIFFSAEQKILGRRYQYKVPTHVKEIGGGAFSGVRDELKSIVLPSTLELIDSFAFIMNPLERITVPANTQLMVGAFPSDCKEIYMMGNQGPAQVREALKPVSLYPCSGVTSEYYGGDITAILYTKESLLDTYSSLAGKTIGYGAPSKITAVSSEIPATAAKRLTSLCRDFDVDLTDATLANGVKAYIATEAKKGTITELDGNEFSGTYMVMTPIDYIPSRTGDENDDYTGVIIMAEPGTEFKYKMGENDCFSSSQITLDQPNLLEGAPCYMHVWPTESDGDKTYRCFGLNNGRFKSYSAEGTLSWNKAYLRIPNDYIYGAKEIVFSFEEEEDLQVTGISTLEKEQSNDIIYDLQGRRLSNKEMLKPGIYIIGGKKVIVK
- a CDS encoding S9 family peptidase; amino-acid sequence: MKKIFFILSALLLTTTVSSQALDGTWNGKLKVGGNSLTVVLNIDGNSCTLDSPDQGARGIAAELLTKTEDSLSVRVPSIYASYEGKLQNDTLKGIFQQMGLRFPLTLTRGLHVVKRPQTPQPPFPYLTEEVTFSNESDGAVLSGTLTYPVGYTKEQRPTVVVMVSGSGLQNRDEEIFEHKPFAVIADYLARNGIATLRYDDRGFGKSTGDVATATTKTFKSDAEAALRFLRDSKKFGKAGIIGHSEGGSVAFMLAGEKKADFIVTLAAPGVRGDSIIIQQNYDLAKHMGQPVTYEQCAALMPNIRQQMAQNAWYMWFLDYDPAADIARIACPTLILNGEKDLQVDAAINLQAIRSKMSKSPIGSTQHQKTDDFQIISYPNLNHLFQNSTTGLPSEYGQIEETFSEKVMKDMVEWITKHIE